Proteins from a genomic interval of Rhizoctonia solani chromosome 12, complete sequence:
- a CDS encoding ricin-type beta-trefoil lectin domain protein codes for MITGNEPPPYETNFMSEKTTPSGFPSGYFTITNCENGRLLDVATSSTADGTPIVLWTQKENSMVMPMRSPLADNQTILERYAQSHLGTLWIFKVDGHLVLRHRKPFILPFPNSESHPLPRITYVPSSKLIRATFACDPNYPPPDARDPTNAWRSRDYILSAIPLRKPPSFLENTMAMMSTIGASLSKPQALISGPSVAPIATAFGHDDTSASDFALRDDEVMEEERVGGEDDTDDSTELGRPVRVLEVPIGWFEKGASKLTLAALRRRQWEVLPIHSHKRKTGESA; via the exons ATGATAACCGGTAATGAACCACCTCCATATGAAACCAACTTCATGTCCGAAAAAACAACGCCTTCTGGATTCCCTTCGGGTTATTTCACTATCACGAACTGCGAGAATGGGCGTCTCTTGGACGTAGCGACAAGCTCAACAGCGGATGGAACTCCCATTGTGTTATGGACGCAAAAGGAGAACAGTATGGTTATGC CAATGCGAAGTCCATTGGCAGATAACCAG ACCATACTGGAGCGTTATGCTCAAAGTCATCTGGGCACGCTGTGGATATTCAAGGTTG ATGGTCATCTGGTACTAAGGCACCGCAAGCCATTTATTCTACCATTTCCCAATTCTGAATCTCATCCCCTTCCTCGAATAACCTATGTTCCCTCGTCCAAATTGATTCGGGCAACCTTTGCCTGCGATCCAAATTACCCACCTCCCGATGCACGCGATCCGACGAACGCTTGGCGCTCGAGGGATTACATACTTAGTGCTATTCCCTTACGCAAACCACCTTCGTTCTTAGAAAACACAATGGCGATGATGTCAACCATTGGTGCCTCGCTCTCCAAACCGCAAGCGCTCATTTCAGGCCCATCCGTGGCACCTATCGCCACCGCATTTGGGCACGATGATACGTCTGCGTCAGATTTTGCGCTGCGTGATGATGAAGTGATGGAAGAGGAACGAGTCGGTGGGGAAGATGACACAGATGATAGTACCGAGCTGGGGCGCCCTGTGCGTGTACTCGAGGTCCCGATTGGCTGGTTCGAGAAAGGGGCATCCAAACTGACACTTGCGGCACTACGTCGCCGACAATGGGAGGTACTTCCTATCCATAGCCACAAGAGAAAGACCGGTGAAAGCGCATGA